One segment of Shewanella piezotolerans WP3 DNA contains the following:
- a CDS encoding DUF6488 family protein, producing MNKLSVLICAGLMALSTQAFAHGDSHSTINADMAIKQAQTSAKMLAVKDHGMSVGKLDDSWSLVATSEFVMAEEVGDGYVIKGYNAKIEQTLYFSVDKSGKVTAVERRDNFKTSHGHAH from the coding sequence ATGAATAAGTTATCAGTATTAATCTGTGCCGGACTCATGGCGCTATCAACGCAAGCATTTGCCCATGGTGATAGTCATAGCACCATCAATGCCGACATGGCTATCAAGCAAGCGCAAACATCGGCAAAAATGCTCGCAGTTAAAGATCACGGAATGTCTGTAGGCAAGCTCGATGATAGCTGGTCGCTTGTTGCCACGTCAGAATTTGTTATGGCTGAAGAGGTTGGCGATGGATATGTTATTAAAGGCTATAACGCCAAAATTGAACAGACGCTATATTTTTCCGTTGATAAAAGTGGCAAAGTCACAGCCGTTGAGCGCAGAGACAACTTTAAAACAAGCCATGGGCATGCGCATTAA
- a CDS encoding TonB-dependent receptor — MYKNNLLTNSVRLALVSGAMTAAFAAPAVFADEEDSVERIEVTGSRIKRTDMETSSPIHVMDAEQIKMSGFTNVEDILNQLPQLEAGENSFLSNGATGTSSLDLRGLGSNRTLVLINGRRMQAGSITSQDADINQIPAALIKRVEVMTGGAAAVYGADAVAGVVNFIMDKSFDGISINVGASGYQHDNDNGYIQGLMDEKGYDYPSGNTDIDGKTYNIDLTIGSEFSDGKGHAVAYAVWRRNDELLQGSRDYASCVLNAKQSECAGSSTTPLAHFDIYPVVNGNVDYDQNYWGYTDPNGNGFKPDDGYRYNYAPINHFMRPNERISFGSFINYEINDHARPYVELSFMQNRTAGQIAESGTFYDEEILMDYNNPLMTDLQKQQLQAEFNQTDADQFVAYIGKRNVEGGARANNLEHNSYRILTGIEGDINDNWTYDVSFNYSATSSSSVYINDLLSPKIAPRVGAVDTECVEEDGCLYYNVFEPDGVTAEQAEQLAGVGTQTGLVTQTIYNGYVTGDIGVTVPSASDAIAMVFGFERREQNYERISDTIYSEGQLLGQGGPNPSLFGEIDVNEVFTEVQIPVLDNLAFDLGARYSDYSTTGGDWTYKVGADYTLADNYMFRASFNRAVRAPNVNELFGSPVIQLWDGSDGCTTDDKGNTKYTAAQCANTGVTASQYGNLNPNDAGQYNEFSGGSPDLEPEEAETLTLGLVANPIDNLSFSIDYFNIEMENVIDYIGAERILDICAVSGESDFCSNVNRSPSGSLWLGKSGYVTNIIGNVSSRTWEGVDASASYLFELASGDLSFDLIGSYAMKKEIRPVVGKDEFNYDCAGTVNSDCFASPKWRHTLTAKYSADDWVLAAKWRYYGEIDYDGTADERLVEQGGIDAYNYFDLNGSYIFTDYMSVTAGVNNIFDKEPPMVGNTIASNANTVAGFYDTLGRFMHVSLNFKF; from the coding sequence TTGTATAAGAATAACTTACTCACCAACTCTGTACGCTTAGCACTCGTCAGTGGCGCTATGACTGCCGCATTCGCAGCTCCTGCTGTATTCGCAGACGAAGAGGATAGTGTTGAGCGCATTGAAGTCACAGGTTCAAGAATTAAAAGAACTGATATGGAGACTTCCTCTCCCATTCACGTGATGGATGCGGAGCAGATAAAAATGAGCGGGTTTACTAATGTCGAAGACATTCTTAATCAGCTGCCACAACTTGAAGCCGGAGAAAATTCATTTCTTTCAAATGGAGCAACTGGTACCTCGTCTCTAGATTTACGTGGTCTAGGCAGTAACCGCACGTTAGTACTAATCAATGGTCGTAGAATGCAAGCCGGCAGTATTACATCTCAAGATGCGGATATTAACCAGATCCCAGCGGCTTTAATTAAGCGAGTTGAAGTGATGACTGGCGGAGCAGCGGCTGTTTATGGCGCGGATGCAGTTGCAGGCGTCGTTAACTTTATAATGGATAAGAGCTTTGATGGTATCTCAATCAATGTTGGCGCTTCAGGTTACCAACATGATAATGATAACGGTTACATTCAAGGGTTAATGGATGAGAAAGGTTATGACTACCCATCTGGCAATACGGATATTGATGGTAAAACCTATAATATCGACCTCACGATTGGCAGTGAGTTTAGTGATGGAAAAGGTCACGCTGTAGCCTATGCAGTTTGGCGTCGAAATGATGAGTTACTGCAAGGCTCACGTGACTATGCTTCTTGTGTATTGAATGCAAAACAATCGGAATGTGCTGGCTCTTCGACAACGCCTTTAGCACACTTTGATATTTATCCTGTAGTCAACGGCAATGTTGATTATGATCAAAATTATTGGGGCTATACCGATCCCAATGGCAATGGGTTTAAGCCTGATGATGGTTATCGATATAACTATGCACCAATAAATCATTTCATGCGTCCCAATGAACGAATCTCTTTTGGTTCATTTATAAATTATGAAATAAACGATCATGCTCGTCCGTATGTGGAACTTTCGTTTATGCAAAACCGGACTGCTGGTCAAATTGCTGAGTCTGGGACATTCTACGATGAAGAGATTTTGATGGATTACAATAATCCATTAATGACAGACTTACAGAAGCAGCAATTGCAGGCTGAGTTTAATCAAACTGATGCAGATCAGTTCGTTGCCTATATCGGTAAGCGTAATGTCGAAGGCGGTGCTCGTGCTAATAATCTTGAGCATAATTCATATCGTATTTTGACGGGAATTGAAGGCGATATAAATGATAACTGGACTTATGATGTGAGTTTTAATTACTCCGCAACTTCATCATCATCTGTTTACATAAATGATTTGCTGTCACCGAAGATAGCGCCAAGAGTTGGTGCTGTTGATACTGAATGCGTTGAAGAAGACGGTTGCCTGTATTACAACGTATTTGAGCCTGATGGAGTCACTGCTGAGCAAGCAGAACAACTGGCTGGTGTAGGAACGCAAACGGGATTGGTAACCCAAACGATTTATAATGGTTATGTTACTGGCGATATCGGGGTTACAGTTCCTTCTGCTTCCGATGCTATCGCGATGGTATTTGGTTTCGAGCGTCGTGAACAAAACTATGAACGAATTTCGGATACTATATATTCAGAAGGTCAACTATTGGGGCAAGGTGGCCCTAACCCAAGCCTATTCGGTGAAATAGATGTGAATGAAGTTTTCACGGAAGTTCAAATTCCTGTTCTAGATAATTTAGCATTTGATTTGGGCGCTCGTTATTCAGACTATTCAACTACAGGTGGAGACTGGACTTATAAAGTCGGTGCCGATTATACATTAGCTGATAATTATATGTTCCGTGCAAGTTTTAACCGAGCTGTTAGAGCACCAAATGTAAATGAATTATTTGGTAGTCCAGTGATTCAACTTTGGGATGGCTCTGATGGTTGTACTACCGATGATAAAGGCAATACTAAGTACACCGCAGCACAATGTGCTAACACCGGGGTGACGGCTTCTCAATATGGTAACTTAAACCCTAATGATGCAGGACAATACAACGAGTTCTCAGGTGGCTCACCAGATCTTGAACCAGAAGAAGCTGAGACATTAACGCTAGGGCTGGTTGCTAACCCAATAGATAACCTAAGTTTTTCTATTGATTACTTTAATATTGAAATGGAAAATGTGATTGACTATATAGGCGCTGAAAGAATTCTAGATATTTGTGCCGTTAGTGGTGAATCTGATTTCTGTAGCAATGTGAACCGTAGCCCGTCAGGAAGCTTGTGGTTAGGAAAAAGTGGTTATGTTACAAATATTATAGGAAATGTAAGCAGTCGAACATGGGAAGGAGTAGATGCTTCTGCCAGTTATCTATTTGAATTGGCAAGTGGTGATCTTTCTTTTGATCTGATTGGCTCATATGCAATGAAAAAGGAGATAAGGCCAGTCGTTGGTAAAGATGAATTCAACTATGACTGTGCAGGAACTGTTAACTCTGACTGTTTTGCATCTCCTAAATGGAGACATACATTGACAGCTAAGTACAGTGCAGATGATTGGGTATTAGCTGCAAAATGGCGTTACTATGGTGAAATTGATTATGATGGTACTGCGGATGAGCGCCTCGTAGAACAAGGTGGTATTGATGCGTATAACTACTTTGACTTGAATGGCAGCTATATTTTTACTGACTATATGTCAGTAACAGCAGGTGTTAATAACATTTTCGATAAAGAGCCTCCAATGGTAGGTAATACTATTGCGTCGAATGCAAATACTGTTGCAGGTTTTTACGACACGCTTGGTCGCTTTATGCATGTGAGTTTAAACTTTAAGTTCTAG
- a CDS encoding HupE/UreJ family protein yields the protein MALVSIEAFAHGVDDSTRNFLQSNTGVQILPFMYIGAKHMVTGYDHLLFLVGVLFFLRRSKDVLLYVSMFTVGHSLTLMSGVLGGIQVNAYLIDAIIGLSVVYKGFDNLGGFKKVFGVQPNPKAAVLIFGLFHGFGLATKIQEFHLPSDGLVANLIAFNVGVELGQFMALMFILLGINYWRRHSSFNKFARVTNIALMSAGFMLVGMQLTGYFIN from the coding sequence ATGGCATTGGTTTCCATAGAAGCCTTTGCCCATGGCGTTGATGATAGTACGCGCAATTTTTTACAAAGTAACACCGGGGTGCAGATCCTGCCATTTATGTATATCGGCGCTAAGCACATGGTTACCGGATACGACCACTTACTGTTTTTAGTCGGGGTCTTATTCTTCCTACGTCGCAGTAAGGACGTGTTGCTGTACGTCAGCATGTTCACTGTTGGCCACAGCTTAACGCTGATGTCGGGTGTACTGGGTGGCATACAGGTTAATGCTTATCTTATCGATGCAATCATTGGTTTGTCGGTGGTCTATAAGGGCTTTGATAACTTAGGCGGCTTTAAAAAGGTGTTCGGGGTACAACCTAACCCTAAGGCCGCAGTATTGATTTTTGGCCTGTTTCACGGTTTTGGTTTAGCCACCAAAATTCAGGAGTTTCACCTGCCGTCTGATGGACTCGTCGCTAACTTAATCGCCTTTAATGTTGGCGTTGAACTCGGTCAATTTATGGCGCTGATGTTCATATTACTGGGGATTAATTACTGGCGTAGACACAGCAGCTTTAACAAGTTTGCTCGCGTCACCAACATTGCACTTATGAGTGCTGGATTTATGCTAGTTGGCATGCAGCTGACTGGATACTTTATTAACTAA